One Fusobacterium sp. DD2 genomic window carries:
- the pgeF gene encoding peptidoglycan editing factor PgeF, whose product MTDRGNYIQFDELEKYGIFAIYTKKEYGNVMEMKKEKFISDFSFTNKKITAGHQVHSSNIEIIEDDNKLYFENTDGFITKRKDIVIYTKYADCLPIYIYDRKREIISLVHSGWMGTFKEIGINAINIMKEKYSSNPEDIIITFGIGISQDRYEVGEDFLEKFQGKFPSQLISKSFKRENGKLYFDNQKFNYLNLIAHGIKEENINTNNLCTYDGDFHSYRRDREKSGRNGAFICFK is encoded by the coding sequence TGACTGATAGGGGAAATTATATACAATTTGATGAACTTGAAAAATATGGGATATTTGCTATTTATACTAAGAAAGAATATGGAAATGTAATGGAGATGAAAAAGGAAAAGTTTATCTCCGATTTTTCATTTACAAATAAAAAAATTACTGCAGGACATCAGGTTCATAGCAGTAATATAGAGATAATAGAAGATGATAATAAATTATATTTTGAAAATACAGATGGCTTTATAACTAAACGAAAAGATATAGTTATTTATACAAAATATGCCGATTGTCTTCCTATATATATATATGATAGAAAAAGAGAGATAATTTCTCTTGTCCATTCAGGTTGGATGGGTACATTTAAAGAGATAGGAATAAATGCTATTAATATAATGAAGGAAAAATACAGTTCTAATCCTGAAGATATAATTATAACTTTTGGAATTGGAATTTCACAGGATAGATATGAAGTGGGAGAGGATTTTTTAGAAAAATTTCAGGGAAAATTTCCTTCTCAATTAATATCTAAAAGTTTTAAAAGAGAAAATGGAAAATTATATTTTGATAATCAGAAGTTTAACTATCTTAATCTGATAGCTCATGGAATAAAAGAAGAAAATATAAATACAAATAATTTATGCACATATGATGGTGATTTCCATTCATATAGAAGAGATAGAGAAAAATCAGGAAGAAACGGAGCCTTTATCTGTTTTAAATAA